From the Maioricimonas rarisocia genome, one window contains:
- a CDS encoding FHA domain-containing protein, translated as MRVRLFVVGTGNRSDVIHLEQFPSTLATAADGELTLDPGEPRQTLCDLDEVDGNLVLRDRDDKHRTLVNGLPMASGPLLPGDRLQLGSQQVIVSYERTTPLAPPEAVYHFAE; from the coding sequence ATGAGAGTTCGACTTTTCGTCGTCGGTACGGGAAACCGGAGCGACGTCATTCATCTCGAACAGTTTCCCTCGACCCTCGCCACGGCTGCCGACGGAGAGCTGACGCTCGATCCGGGTGAGCCAAGGCAGACCCTGTGCGATCTCGACGAAGTGGACGGCAACCTGGTCCTGCGTGATCGGGACGATAAGCATCGCACGCTGGTCAACGGACTGCCGATGGCCAGCGGGCCGCTGCTGCCGGGGGATCGCCTGCAACTGGGGTCGCAGCAGGTCATCGTCTCTTACGAGCGGACCACGCCCCTCGCTCCTCCCGAAGCGGTCTACCACTTCGCGGAATAG
- a CDS encoding AI-2E family transporter: MSPKSSFWTLVLAVVAVGFLFFQVIQPFIVPLLCAVVVAILIRPLYEHAVERLAGRRRITAALFTLIFLLGVLLPIALGIYFAGRELMDAGEWLAEFDPESVPLVQSGINWFETRFPNDSLDDVRDSAFESVQGMTGSVYDQSRAMVSNIVGFVVGLAVMAFALYYFLADGPGLLRAIQAVTPMENDDENTLIEEFGRVCRGVVLATIVCALVQAVLAVIGFAIFGVTGVWLLGGATLISSMIPFIGAAGVWAPVAIWLAFDQQILSGVLLALYGALVISTADNFVRAHVIHSSAGLHPLVALVSVLGGLQFIGVWGIFAGPIIAAFFYALLKILHDRLQVAPEEPEAPPDGLRTSAATLPEPAASTESEPAAPQTAAKP; this comes from the coding sequence ATGTCGCCCAAGTCTTCGTTCTGGACACTGGTTCTGGCGGTCGTTGCCGTCGGCTTCCTGTTTTTTCAGGTCATCCAGCCGTTCATCGTGCCGCTGCTGTGCGCGGTGGTCGTCGCGATCCTGATCCGTCCGCTGTACGAGCATGCCGTCGAAAGACTGGCCGGCCGCAGACGGATCACAGCAGCGCTGTTCACTCTGATCTTTCTGTTAGGCGTGCTGCTGCCGATCGCACTGGGCATCTACTTCGCCGGGCGCGAACTGATGGACGCCGGAGAGTGGCTGGCGGAATTCGACCCGGAATCGGTCCCGCTCGTACAGTCGGGCATCAACTGGTTCGAAACGCGGTTTCCCAACGATTCGCTCGACGACGTTCGCGACTCGGCCTTCGAATCGGTCCAGGGAATGACCGGCTCGGTCTATGACCAGTCGCGGGCCATGGTCTCGAATATCGTCGGCTTCGTCGTCGGTCTGGCCGTGATGGCCTTCGCCCTGTACTACTTTCTTGCCGACGGGCCGGGGCTGCTCAGGGCGATCCAGGCGGTCACTCCGATGGAGAACGACGACGAAAATACGCTGATCGAAGAGTTCGGTCGCGTCTGCCGGGGTGTCGTTCTGGCGACGATCGTATGCGCTCTGGTGCAGGCGGTTCTGGCGGTGATCGGCTTTGCGATCTTTGGAGTCACCGGGGTCTGGCTGCTCGGAGGGGCAACGCTGATTTCCTCGATGATCCCCTTTATCGGTGCCGCCGGCGTCTGGGCCCCGGTCGCGATCTGGCTGGCCTTCGACCAGCAGATTCTCAGCGGCGTCCTGCTGGCACTCTACGGAGCTCTCGTCATCTCGACAGCCGACAACTTCGTGCGGGCACACGTCATTCACAGTTCAGCCGGACTGCATCCGCTTGTGGCACTGGTCAGCGTTCTGGGGGGGCTGCAGTTTATCGGCGTCTGGGGCATCTTCGCCGGTCCGATCATCGCCGCCTTCTTCTACGCGCTACTCAAGATTCTGCACGATCGCCTGCAGGTGGCTCCCGAAGAGCCGGAAGCTCCGCCGGACGGACTGCGCACGTCGGCAGCAACGCTGCCTGAGCCGGCTGCATCGACGGAAAGCGAACCGGCCGCACCCCAGACCGCCGCCAAACCGTAA
- a CDS encoding SPW repeat domain-containing protein, whose product MWSRVVEIMLGCWLVISPFIFSHPDNQVSWWINDMACGSAVILFGLLSYWHPLRRIHLATFAVAGWLIVYAYIRSVETTGAVVQNNAALGLLLMMFAIIPNEASQPPEPWRLPAGEGNTDTGHESGSGPRDASAEPLTTSHR is encoded by the coding sequence ATGTGGAGCCGCGTCGTCGAAATCATGCTGGGGTGCTGGCTGGTGATCAGCCCGTTCATCTTCAGCCATCCGGACAATCAGGTCAGCTGGTGGATCAATGACATGGCCTGCGGGTCGGCTGTGATCCTCTTCGGACTGCTTTCGTACTGGCATCCACTGCGACGGATTCACCTGGCAACGTTCGCCGTCGCCGGCTGGCTGATCGTCTATGCGTACATTCGCTCGGTCGAGACGACCGGAGCCGTCGTTCAGAACAACGCCGCACTCGGTTTGCTGCTGATGATGTTTGCGATCATTCCGAACGAGGCATCTCAGCCGCCCGAACCGTGGCGTCTGCCTGCAGGGGAAGGCAATACTGACACCGGCCATGAATCCGGCTCGGGTCCTCGCGACGCATCGGCGGAGCCGCTCACCACGAGTCACCGCTGA
- a CDS encoding vitamin K epoxide reductase family protein: MADSASAAVPPSQRSSAETALDAIPEPFDYNPSSWSQRIPICIIAMFGFVIAAYMGLYQWKLIDSAWDPIFGNQTEKVLTSNVSHWMHKWFLVPDAMFGAIAYLGDAIFGLAGSTRRWQYRPWLVIIFGIDVIPLGIVSAVLVALQGLVVGSWCFLCLVTAVISLVLVVMAYDEVWACLKYLMRVWQETHDRKLLWDVFWGRRTPRGEEIGARFVQPATA, from the coding sequence ATGGCCGATTCCGCCTCCGCCGCTGTGCCGCCATCGCAACGCTCGTCGGCCGAGACGGCACTCGACGCGATCCCGGAACCGTTCGACTACAACCCGTCGTCGTGGTCGCAGCGAATCCCGATCTGCATCATCGCAATGTTCGGGTTTGTGATTGCGGCATACATGGGGCTGTACCAGTGGAAACTGATTGACAGCGCGTGGGACCCGATCTTCGGCAATCAGACGGAGAAGGTGCTCACTTCGAACGTCTCGCACTGGATGCACAAATGGTTTCTCGTTCCGGATGCGATGTTCGGAGCCATCGCTTACCTGGGGGATGCAATCTTCGGGCTGGCCGGGTCGACCCGCCGCTGGCAGTACCGTCCCTGGCTGGTGATCATCTTCGGAATCGACGTCATTCCGCTGGGAATTGTCAGCGCGGTTCTCGTCGCCCTGCAGGGTCTGGTCGTCGGCTCATGGTGCTTCCTCTGCCTGGTGACAGCCGTCATTTCGCTGGTACTGGTCGTGATGGCGTACGATGAAGTCTGGGCCTGCCTGAAGTACCTGATGCGGGTCTGGCAGGAGACGCATGATCGCAAGCTGCTGTGGGACGTCTTCTGGGGACGGCGGACGCCCCGGGGAGAAGAGATCGGTGCACGATTCGTGCAGCCGGCGACCGCCTGA
- a CDS encoding amylo-alpha-1,6-glucosidase gives MSSETGYRRAIDLLHQASSPHGFMASLVERNNYRRIWARDGGITSIAALMSDESALVESARQTLLTLAKYQGPHGEIPSNVDPSTESVSYGGTAGRVDADLWFLIACGQYWRHTGDDRFLEEVMEAIEKVRFLLGCWEFNNRGLLYVPQTGDWADEFLQHGYVLYDQLLYLQAQRELAAIHSHLHESCDHGLHDRIARLTHLIRANYWFTDGDDAIEDAYHATLYEQGRDAAPRRRGRHWMPFFTPTGYGYRFDTFANVLCSLLDVASDEHREEVDCFVDATVVDPEMDLLPAFYPVVTPRDEAWDDLQMTFRFTFKNRPHEYHNGGLWAMVTGFHVADLARRGKQDQARAFLDGIHRANGLPDGEGNEWSFPEFVHGRDHTPGGMRMLAWNAAGAIIGHCALEGRRPFLD, from the coding sequence ATGTCGAGCGAAACCGGCTACCGACGGGCCATTGATCTGCTGCACCAGGCCAGCTCGCCGCACGGCTTTATGGCCAGTCTCGTCGAGCGGAACAACTACCGTCGTATCTGGGCCCGGGACGGCGGCATCACCTCAATTGCCGCGCTGATGTCGGATGAGTCGGCGCTTGTTGAATCCGCGCGGCAGACGCTGCTCACCCTGGCAAAGTATCAGGGACCGCACGGGGAGATCCCCAGCAATGTTGATCCTTCCACCGAAAGCGTGAGCTACGGCGGGACTGCCGGACGTGTGGATGCGGATCTCTGGTTTCTCATCGCCTGCGGACAGTACTGGCGACACACCGGCGACGACAGGTTTCTGGAAGAGGTGATGGAGGCGATTGAGAAGGTCCGCTTCCTCCTGGGCTGCTGGGAATTCAACAACCGCGGACTGCTGTACGTGCCTCAGACGGGAGACTGGGCCGATGAATTCCTGCAGCACGGCTACGTGCTGTACGACCAGTTGCTCTATCTGCAGGCGCAGCGGGAGCTGGCGGCGATTCATTCGCATCTGCACGAGTCCTGCGATCATGGGCTCCACGACCGGATCGCACGACTGACTCACCTGATCCGTGCGAACTACTGGTTTACCGATGGCGATGATGCGATTGAGGATGCGTATCACGCGACGCTGTACGAGCAGGGACGCGATGCGGCTCCCCGGCGGCGAGGCCGGCACTGGATGCCATTCTTCACGCCGACGGGTTACGGCTATCGCTTTGACACGTTCGCCAACGTCCTTTGCTCACTGCTGGACGTGGCCAGTGACGAACATCGGGAAGAAGTGGACTGCTTCGTCGACGCGACGGTCGTGGATCCGGAAATGGACCTGCTGCCCGCCTTCTACCCCGTCGTCACGCCCCGGGACGAGGCTTGGGACGATCTGCAGATGACGTTTCGATTTACGTTCAAGAATCGGCCCCACGAGTATCATAATGGGGGACTGTGGGCGATGGTGACCGGCTTCCATGTGGCGGACCTTGCCCGACGCGGAAAGCAGGACCAGGCCCGGGCGTTTCTCGACGGCATCCACCGGGCCAATGGATTGCCGGACGGCGAGGGGAATGAATGGAGTTTCCCGGAATTTGTCCATGGCCGCGACCACACCCCGGGAGGCATGCGGATGCTCGCCTGGAACGCAGCCGGCGCGATCATCGGTCATTGTGCGCTTGAGGGACGGCGGCCATTTCTGGATTGA
- a CDS encoding dodecin, translating to MEDHVYKKIEITGTSTESSDQAIRNAIAKVAKTVREIRWFEVAELRGDVDGGNVAHWQATVRIGFRLED from the coding sequence ATGGAAGACCACGTGTACAAGAAGATCGAGATCACCGGCACGTCGACCGAATCGAGCGACCAGGCGATTCGCAACGCAATCGCCAAGGTGGCCAAGACAGTCCGGGAGATCCGCTGGTTCGAAGTCGCGGAACTGCGGGGTGACGTGGATGGCGGCAACGTCGCGCACTGGCAGGCGACCGTTCGAATCGGCTTCCGGCTGGAAGACTGA
- a CDS encoding metallophosphoesterase family protein — MRILVLADIHSNWAALQAVAEAAQPFDACLFLGDLVDYGTDPVPCISWVKRWATVAIRGNHDHAVAQRVVPRGNSGLRRLAAATRPLHWEGIDPARTKYLARLPISRQTVVDGKAFHLVHATPRDPLDEYLLDDLEGWRARLQKIEADFVCVGHTHVQFDLAVDDIRVINPGSVGQPRDGDPRAAYAIVTDGQVSLERVEYDIDAALTQMRTAGVEDWVVAFSEQLLRSGGKMTREEMDDLMPPE; from the coding sequence ATGCGCATCCTCGTTCTTGCCGACATCCACTCGAACTGGGCGGCACTGCAGGCGGTTGCCGAAGCGGCGCAGCCCTTCGACGCCTGCCTGTTTCTGGGCGACCTTGTCGACTACGGCACCGATCCTGTGCCCTGCATCAGCTGGGTCAAGCGGTGGGCGACGGTCGCGATTCGCGGGAATCACGATCATGCGGTCGCTCAGCGTGTCGTGCCTCGTGGCAACTCCGGCCTGCGCCGACTTGCCGCGGCGACCAGGCCACTGCACTGGGAGGGAATCGATCCGGCCCGGACCAAGTATCTGGCTCGTCTGCCGATCTCGCGACAAACGGTCGTCGATGGCAAGGCCTTTCACCTCGTGCATGCCACGCCCCGTGATCCTCTCGACGAGTACCTGCTGGACGATCTCGAGGGTTGGCGTGCACGGCTGCAGAAGATCGAAGCCGATTTCGTTTGCGTCGGGCACACCCATGTGCAGTTCGATCTGGCTGTCGACGACATTCGCGTCATCAACCCGGGAAGCGTCGGACAGCCTCGCGACGGGGACCCCCGCGCAGCGTACGCGATCGTGACCGACGGTCAGGTTTCCCTCGAACGCGTCGAGTACGACATCGATGCCGCACTCACGCAGATGCGGACGGCCGGCGTCGAGGACTGGGTCGTCGCGTTCTCGGAACAGCTGCTGAGGTCGGGTGGCAAGATGACGCGGGAAGAGATGGACGACCTGATGCCGCCAGAGTGA